The Megasphaera elsdenii DSM 20460 genome includes the window AGAGATATTCTTTTTAATCTTTATTTTATGGATATGGAGAATAGCTCAAAACAAAAATGAAGGTATTTTTTTCTTTATTGTATCAGGTGTCCTCTGTATATTTTTGGATATGTGTATAAAATCCATTCTGCCGGCTTATTCAATACATATGATTTTATGGGTAATAACACTGTTTTTCATTATAGCAATTGCATTGCCTAATATTAAAGATAATCATATAGATAGGTTGATGTATTTTTTTTATAAGGGAGTTGCCGCCTTTTTATTTTGGTTTGTGTTTTTAGTAGTTACACCTTCTGATTTAACTATAAAAAATTATGGCAATTTATAGTAACTTTTTTTTCACATATTGAGTAAGCAAACTATAGTAATTTTGAAGAATGTTTAGTGTTTCTATACTTTCTACACATATAATGGTAAATGAAATAATATAGCCATTTGTGTATATGTTAAATTGATATAACTGATAATATATGGCTTAGATATGCGATTTATTTGGTGTCTTGGAAATATGCGAATATCAGCAAACTCGCTGACGAATATTCTGACGAACTCAATAACCTCGGCGTTCGCGTAAGCGCTTTGGAAAACCGCGTCGGCAACGTAAAACTCACCGGTGATGCTCGTATCCGTTACATTCACCAGAGCGAAGGCGATAAAGATAAAGAAGGCAATCCGGTCAATGCAGCTAAGAAGAACGATGACTCCTGGTCCTACCGTGTCCGCGTCCGCGCTAATGCTCAGGTCAACGACCGTACGAAAGTAACTTACGGTATCAGCTCGGATGACAAGACCTTCTCCGATAATTCTCAGGCTTCTGATGAAGATAATGACATCTACACGGATCTCGCTAACGTCGATTACAACTTCGGCGGCAACAACTGGGACCTCCTTGTAGGCCGTTATGAATACGACATGGGCAATGGCCACGGCTATGGCTTCCTCTATGGCGATACCTTCGACGGCGCTCAGTTGCAGTATCACAACGACAAATTTGCTGCCACCGCTGGTTATGGTAAATTTAAAGAAGACTCGATGGCTACGGATACCGATGGTGTCAAGACCGGCTACGGTGAATTAGATGGCTTCTTCGGCGGTGGCCGTGCAGCTGGTTCGGCCGTTGGTGTTTACTACAACGATTATACTATTGCTGGTGGCAAGGATCGTACAGGTAGCTTTGGTTTTGATGATTCTTGGGGCGCTTATGCTAGTGCTAATTTCGGTAAATGGAATGCCTTGGCTAACTATGAAAAATATAACAATACGGACAGCTCTAAGGACGATCCCGAAGTATGGGTTGGCCGCCTGACCTACGGTGCTGCCAACTTCGCTACGCCGAAATCTTGGGACGCTTGGGTTGAATACCTCAATGCTGACGATGGTTTCGCTGATAATGGCTACTTCATTGGATTCACCTATGGCTGGAGAGAAGGCAGCCTCTTGAACAATGTTAAATCTTGGGGTGCTGGTATCGACTACACCTTCGCTAAGAATGCTCAGTTCCAGGTAATGCAGTCCTTCGCTTCCAGCGCAAAAGACGGCGATGCTGATCCGGGCGAAGAAACACGTGCTCAGTTCGTATTCGTATTCTAATCCTTCCTTTTGCAGGAAGATTACAAAAAGACCACTCAGAAATGGGTGGTCTTTTTTTGCACAAAAATGGAAAAGACACAGATAGCCGCATAAACACATACGGCCCGTGGCCGTATTCGTAGGGGCTCGCACGTGGCGAGCCCGCTAGAGAGATTTGACCACAGCCTATCCGGTTTTAATGGTATGTTTTTACGAGCCACGAACCACGAGCTACCACGGCTTTTTCTTCGGATTCAGATGCGGCGTTCCGCCGCGACAGATTCAGACTGACAACGACGCTTCGGGAAACCCTCAGCACGTAGCGGGACGCCTTGTTCAGGACGTCCCCTACGAGTATCGCATACAGGCGATGGAAATGAGCACAGACCGCAAAAAAATGCACGGCCATCGGCCGTGTGCGTAGGGGACGCCCAGAGGGCGTCCCGCTGTGAGATTTGCCCACAGCCCATTCTGGTATAATGGCGGGCTTTTACGAGCCACGAACCACGAACCACGAACCACTATTTTTACGAGTCGAGGGTTACTCGAGGCGATGTTGTTAGTTTGAATCTGTTGCCGCAAAGCGGCATCTGAGTCCGAGAC containing:
- a CDS encoding outer membrane insertion signal, whose translation is MSWKYANISKLADEYSDELNNLGVRVSALENRVGNVKLTGDARIRYIHQSEGDKDKEGNPVNAAKKNDDSWSYRVRVRANAQVNDRTKVTYGISSDDKTFSDNSQASDEDNDIYTDLANVDYNFGGNNWDLLVGRYEYDMGNGHGYGFLYGDTFDGAQLQYHNDKFAATAGYGKFKEDSMATDTDGVKTGYGELDGFFGGGRAAGSAVGVYYNDYTIAGGKDRTGSFGFDDSWGAYASANFGKWNALANYEKYNNTDSSKDDPEVWVGRLTYGAANFATPKSWDAWVEYLNADDGFADNGYFIGFTYGWREGSLLNNVKSWGAGIDYTFAKNAQFQVMQSFASSAKDGDADPGEETRAQFVFVF